A window of Grus americana isolate bGruAme1 chromosome 21, bGruAme1.mat, whole genome shotgun sequence contains these coding sequences:
- the VWA5B1 gene encoding von Willebrand factor A domain-containing protein 5B1, with the protein MPGLINRTTRSPLPLSTSEVTSCVSGYAFGMTALLTYRNPEAQAFEGLFVYPLDECTTVVGFEAAVSRRAVTVQIKDKAKIGDTYFDGCSLPDGRACDGSGRIMMDEDLERIVFVANLGMIPPLESVSIFISTSSELQTLPSGAVRVLLPAVCVPRVPQPSLENASSLSSHQLRTDKHYCGSGSPEQGSRFCLAQLLESEATNPFEYEFSFHLEIRGPCLLAGVESPTHEIRADADPSARSAKCIVITLANKHTFDRPVEILIHPSEPHMPHVLMEEGDMTPAEYERHLKGKNDFIKGTKKDPSAEKKTEIIRKRLNKDIPHHPVVMLNFCPDLRTIQPDLRKAQGEFIFLVDRSRSMSGMNINRVKDALLVILKSLMPACLFNVIGFGSTFKTLFPASQTYCEESLAIACKSIKRIRADMGGTNILSPLKWVIRQPIHRGHPRLLFLLTDGAISNTGKVLELLRNHSCSTRCYSFGIGPNACKRLVWGLAAVSRGIAEFLAEGERLQPKMIKSLKKAMAPVLSDVSVEWVFPESTEVLVSPVSTSCLFPGDHLVGYSIICDTSPYISNPRSDKRRRYSMMRSQESGSSVFFHSQEEGAGMESWNHSRDSEGCCPAERAPDHLMVGRDPGGESDTDTGIDVKASSRRRAYSTTQISDHEPYKKVPTASDPGTALVKNPLRKTHLQDLQQVSLEPWQMDFQPFTASSLVSATRIRGAGARRPSLLHRSCMSFCYDADPPLVPDGAPGRGLGPLDANASLRSSSDSRSPGDLESAQHPSFTFETETSSDWEPQDLDFSAAHSSPHSPRTLCKVVVKGLRSNEPVQWEVAFDIRPLFRERESRADSDADLWSETFHHLAAKSVIRDFEQLAEKECEIEHGSGRRYQVNAVHTSKACNVISKYTAFMPVDLSTNAYLPTVIEYTLTGAASKQGSQRSLSSGNRRHRGFSPGRPQSACGQNGDDGFYGMNAEESSLSPCSTPSSSGWERCGLPEGPLQSLSASSAQAQKSIESLFAARLTLNKTRLLTRAAKGFMSKSPSRVSEASSEGDNENIDYLPLASLQLACGAFLMNSAFCDAINIPMEKLKWTSPFACHRLALSPSSSYSTKKASPSGDHKTLSSGQQLLVPDGTHGKSPTNRDVALCAVPEGSGRHVEDTGRLRHFSGSAVESISKALKAEKELSPPAITIRRFSSPESTPASAEWQADSGRGSETDDSEVQALLFDIELQQQTEPEGMLWATAVALAWLEHSSASYFIEWELVAAKASLWLSEQDFPEGYSLATVKAAAQQLFVLLRHWDENLEFNLLCYNPSSV; encoded by the exons ATGCCAGGGCTGATTAACCGAACGAcccgctccccgctccccctcTCCACATCGGAGGTGACATCGTGTGTCAGCGGCTATGCCTTCGGGATGACAGCTTTGCTCACCTACCGCAACCCAGAAGCCCAGGCTTTTGAAG GTCTCTTTGTCTACCCCTTGGATGAGTGCACCACCGTCGTCGGGTTTGAGGCGGCCGTGTCCCGGCGTGCCGTGACAGTACAGATCAAAGACAAAGCCAAGATAGGTGACACGTATTTTGatggctgcagcctccctgaCGGAAGAGCTTGTGACGGAAGCG GAAGGATCATGATGGATGAGGACTTGGAGAGGATTGTTTTTGTGGCTAACCTGGGCATGATTCCTCCCCTGGAAAGCGTCTCCATCTTCATCAGCACCTCCTCTGAGCTGCAGACACTGCCCAGTGGGGCTGTGAGGGTCCTTCTGCCAgctgtgtgtgtccccagggtcccccagcccagcctggagaATGCTAGCAGCCTTTCCAGCCACCAGCTCCGAAC GGACAAGCACTACTGTGGATCGGGGAGCCCAGAGCAAGGGAGCAGGTTCTGCCTggctcagctgctggagagtGAGGCCACCAACCCCTTCGAGTACGAGTTCAGCTTTCACCTGGAGATCCGGGGGCCGTGCTTGCTGGCAG GCGTCGAGAGCCCTACACACGAGATCCGAGCAGACGCCGACCCCTCCGCTCGCTCCGCCAAGTGCATCGTGATCACGCTGGCTAATAAACACACCTTTGACAGACCCGTGGAGATCTTGATCCATCCAAGTG agcCCCACATGCCTCACGTCTTAATGGAAGAAGGTGATATGACACCTGCAGAGTATGAACGACACCTGAAGGGGAAGAATGATTTCATTAAAGGCACTAAGAAAGACCCCAGTGCTGAGAAAAAG ACTGAAATTATCAGGAAGCGGCTGAACAAGGACATCCCCCACCACCCTGTCGTCATGCTCAACTTCTGCCCTGACCTGAGGACCATCCAGCCAGACCTCCGGAAAGCCCAAGGAGAGTTTATCTTCCTCGTAGACCGCAGTAGAAGCATGAGCGGCATGAACATCAACCGCGTCAAG GATGCCCTCTTGGTCATTCTCAAGAGCCTGATGCCAGCGTGTCTCTTCAACGTCATTGGGTTTGGATCCACCTTCAAGACCCTCTTTCCTGCCAGCCAGACTTACTGCGAG GAGAGCCTGGCCATCGCCTGCAAAAGCATCAAGAGGATCCGGGCTGATATGGGTGGCACCAACATCTTATCACCTTTGAAGTGGGTCATTCGGCAGCCCATCCACAGGGGCCATCCCCGACTGCTCTTTCTGCTGACAGACGGGGCCATCAGCAACACGGGGAaggtcctggagctgctgcgaaACCACTCCTGCTCCACCAG GTGCTACAGCTTCGGCATCGGGCCAAACGCCTGCAAGAGGCTGGTTTGGGGGCTGGCTGCTGTGTCCAGGGGCATCGCCGAGTTCCTGGCGGAGGGCGAGAGGCTGCAGCCCAAG ATGATCAAGTCGCTGAAGAAGGCGATGGCACCGGTCCTGAGTGACGTGTCTGTGGAGTGGGTCTTTCCCGAGAGCACTGAGGTCTTGGTTTCCCCCGTCAGCACCAGTTGCCTCTTCCCTGGTGACCACCTGGTTGGCTACAGCATCATCTGTGACACCTCCCCGTACATCTCTAACCCCAGATCT GACAAGAGGCGACGTTACAGCATGATGCGGTCCCAGGAGTCGGgtagctctgttttctttcactcccaggaggaaggagcaggcaTGGAGAGCTGGAACCACTCCAGAGACTCGGAGGGCTGCTGCCCCGCCGAGCGTGCCCCCGATCACCTGATGGTGGGCAGAGACCCCGGGGGAGAATCGGACACAGACACCG GAATAGACGTGAAGGCTTCCTCCAGGAGACGGGCGTACAGCACCACCCAAATCTCTGACCACGAGCCTTACAAGAAGGTGCCCACGGCCAGCGATCCTGGCACCGCCCTGGTGAAAAACCCCCTTCGGAAAACCCACCTGCAAGACCTGCAGCAGGTCAGCCTGGAGCCCTGGCAGATGGATTTCCAG CCCTTCACAGCCAGCTCGCTTGTCTCTGCCACGAGGATCCGCGGCGCGGGCGCTCGGCGGCCGTCCCTGCTCCACCGGAGCTGCATGTCCTTCTGCTACGATGCTGACCCCCCACTGGTGCCAGACGGGGCTCCGGGAAGGGGCTTGGGACCACTCGATGCCAACGCCAGCCTGCGGTCTTCGTCAGACAGCCGGAGCCCCGGGGATCTGG agtctGCCCAGCATCCTTCCTTCACATTTGAAACGGAGACCTCCTCCGACTGGGAGCCCCAGGACTTGGACTTCAGCGCTGCTCACAGCTCCCCGCACTCCCCCAGGACCCTCTGCAAGGTGGTGGTGAAGGGGCTAAGAAGCAACGAGCCTGTGCAGTGGGAAGTTGCCTTTGATATCCGCCCTCTCTTCCGAGAGCGGGAAAGCCGGGCGGACAGCGACGCAGACCTGTGGAGTGAGACCTTCCACCACCTGGCAGCCAAGTCGGTCATCCGGGACTTTGAGCAGCTTGCCGAGAAGGAGTGTGAAATCGAGCACG GGTCTGGACGGCGGTACCAGGTCAATGCTGTCCACACCAGCAAGGCCTGCAACGTCATCAGCAAGTACACGGCGTTCATGCCGGTGGACCTGAGCACCAACGCCTACCTGCCCACTGTCATCGAGTACACCCTCACAG GGGCAGCATCCAAGCAAGGCAGCCAGAGGAGCCTGAGCTCGGGAAACAGAAGGCATCGTGGCTTTTCCCCAGGACGTCCGCAATCAGCTTGCGGCCAGAATGGAGACGATGGATTTTACGGCATGA ATGCAGAGGAGAGCAGCCTGTCGCCCTGCAgcaccccttcctcctctggCTGGGAGCGCTGCGGGCTCCCCGAAG GGCCATTACAGAGCCTGTCTGCTTCCTCTGCACAAGCCCAAAAATCCATTGAGAGCCTCTTTGCTGCCAG GCTGACCCTCAATAAAACCAGGCTGCTGACTCGAGCTGCCAAAGGGTTCATGAGTAAATCTCCAAGCAGAGTGAGCGAAGCCAGCTCCGAGGGCGATAATGAGAACATAGACTACCTTCCCCTG GCATCTCTGCAGCTGGCCTGCGGTGCCTTTCTCATGAACTCAGCCTTCTGCGATGCCATCAACATCCCCATGGAGAAGCTGAAGTGGACATCTCCCTTTGCCTGCCACCGCCTGGCCCTCAGCCCCTCCAGCTCCTACAGCACCAAGAAGGCCAGTCCCTCTGGGGACCACAAAACCCTCAGCTctggccagcagctcctggttcCCGATGGCACGCACGGAAAGAGTCCTACCAACAGAGACGTTGCTCTGTGCGCGGTGCCGGAGGGATCCGGCAGGCACGTGGAGGACACCGGCCGCCTTCGCCACTTCTCGGGCAGCGCAGTGGAAAGCATCTCCAAAGCCCTGAAAGCCGAGAAGGAACTCTCCCCACCGGCCATCACCATTCGACGCTTCTCCTCTCCAGAGAGCACGCCAGCCTCGGCCGAGTGGCAAGCCGACAGTGGCCGGGGATCGGAGACGGACGACTCCGAGGTTCAGGCGTTGCTCTTTGACATCGAGTTGCAGCAGCAGACGGAGCCGGAGGGGATGCTGTGGGCCACGGCGGTGGCCCTGGCCTGGCTGGAGCACAGCTCAGCTTCCTACTTCATCGAGTGGGAGCTGGTGGCTGCCAAGGCCAGCTTGTGGCTGAGCGAACAGGACTTCCCGGAGGGATACAGCCTGGCCACGGTGAAAGCCGCTGCCCAGCAGCTCTTTGTCCTGCTCCGGCACTGGGATGAAAACCTGGAGTTCAACCTGCTGTGCTACAACCCAAGCAGCGTGTAA